A stretch of Colletotrichum lupini chromosome 2, complete sequence DNA encodes these proteins:
- a CDS encoding zinc carboxypeptidase, giving the protein MKFLAGLSLVLPLASAAAVVPLEKKITYDGFKAFRISTHNDPASIKKKIANIAAIPFNLDNSEHLDVAIPAGDVSKFEGLGLETSILHEDLGADIAEEGTFAPYKSNDDISLQALPSLTWFDSYHTFADHQQFIRDLQSNFPSNSELINAGNSYGGRSLLGIHLWGSGGKGSKPAIYWHGTVHAREWITTMVVEYLTYQLIDGYQKNDAAVKALLDKYDFYILPIVNPDGFAYTQTNDRLWRKNRQVRSGSTCVGTDINRNWPFNWQLPGGASTNYCSETYKGQAAGDTPEMVALKAYTDRLAAGNGIKLFIDWHSYGQYILLPYGYDCSARASNHARQMTLATNTANTIAQAYGTRFTYGPSCSTLYATTGSAPDYLTGAAGAEVAWTIELRPSGSAGGGFVLPAAQILPSAIEQWNGMKYLLANV; this is encoded by the exons ATGAAGTTCCTCGCTGGTCTGTCCCTCGTCCTGCCGCTGGCATCCGCCGCGGCTGTGGTCCCTCTCGAGAAGAAGATCACCTACGACGGCTTCAAGGCCTTCCGTATTTCCACGCATAACGACCCCGCGTCGATCAAGAAGAAGATTGCCAACATTGCGGCGATCCCATTCAATCTCGACAACAGCGAACACCTTGACGTTGCAATCCCCGCTGGCGATGTCTCCAAGTTTGAGGGGCTTGGTCTCGAGACATCCATCCTTCACGAGGACCTTGGTGCTGACATCGCCGAAGAGGGCACCTTTGCTCCCTACAAGA GCAACGACGATATCTCTCTTCAGGCTCTCCCCAGCCTGACGTGGTTTGACTCGTACCACACTTTTGCCGACCACCAGCAGTTCATCCGCGATCTGCAATCCAACTTCCCATCCAACTCCGAGTTGATCAACGCTGGTAACTCTTATGGCGGACGCTCCCTCCTCGGTATCCACCTGTGGGGTAGCGGTGGTAAGGGCTCCAAGCCGGCCATCTACTGGCACGGCACCGTCCACGCTCGCGAATGGATCACCACCATG GTTGTCGAATACCTCACCTACCAGCTCATCGACGGCTACCAGAAGAATGATGCCGCTGTCAAGGCTCTCCTTGacaagtacgacttttacaTTCTGCCCATTGTCAACCCTGACG GCTTTGCTTACACTCAGACAAACGACCGCCTTTGGCGCAAGAACCGTCAAGTCAGATCCGGCAGCACTTGCGTCGGTACTGACATCAACCG CAACTGGCCTTTCAACTGGCAACTCCCCGGCGGAGCCTCGACTAACTACTGCTCCGAGACATACAAGGGCCAGGCCGCCGGCGACACCCCTGAGATGGTCGCCCTGAAGGCTTACACCGACCGCCTCGCCGCCGGCAACGGAATCAAGCTCTTCATCGACTGGCACAGCTACGGCCAGTACATCCTCCTGCCCTACGGCTACGACTGCTCTGCCCGAGCCTCCAACCACGCCCGCCAGATGACTCTCGCAACAAACACTGCCAACACCATTGCCCAGGCCTACGGCACTCGCTTCACCTACGGACCTAGCTGCTCGACTCTATATGCCACCACTGGTAGCGCTCCGGACTACCTCACTGGCGCTGCTGGCGCTGAAGTCGCTTGGACTATTGAGCTGAGACCCTCTGGATCTGCTGGTGGTGGGTTTGTTCTTCCTGCTGCTCAAATCCTTCCCAGTGCGATTGAGCAGTGGAACGGCATGAAGTACCTGCTAGCAAATGTATAA
- a CDS encoding amidohydrolase: MAQTANQVAGGGELFVNGRIFLHNAEAGLETQPTFAESMFVANGIIENIGTTEDLKAKHTSGEVTTHDLEGRTVLPGFIDGHVHLLLLGQSLRKVSLENCTSLEEIRAAIKAYAVANPDVPRIMCKLWMHSMTPDGVDKTMLDDIDPRPIFIDTKDLHSTWCNTAAIKELGIENMPDPSGGKIHRDAEGKATGLLSEAAVLTIVWPHLAQMAPKRDRMDAMKDAVQTYNASGYTGLIEMAMDEPAWDAACSLRAEEPNLPMRIHAYWLIKPSESEEERFKQVDRAIELHNELNKATSPDLRIVGIKIITDGIIDACTAHLSEPYAEVGSPPPFWSAEWLGPVVARADAAGLQIALHAIGDAAIKNAVNALANHATPGRRHRLEHIEMASPEDAKHLGELGLTASIQPVHADPAILRAWPRLIGAHRCERAFAYREFADHGALLALGSDSPTAPWAPLQNAYVATTRRSAREPGYDVVVNEHFKLGVCEAITAGAFGTAKSVFAEDRTGSLQIGKRADFVVAEMDWTPQGLLKGEIKATWFDGRRVWPSPDA, translated from the coding sequence ATGGCGCAAACTGCAAATCAAGTAGCAGGCGGAGGGGAGCTCTTCGTCAACGGGCGCATCTTTCTGCACAACGCCGAAGCCGGCCTTGAGACACAGCCCACCTTTGCCGAGAGCATGTTCGTCGCCAACGGCATTATTGAGAACATTGGCACAACAGAGGACCTTAAGGCAAAACACACATCGGGAGAGGTCACCACGCATGACTTGGAAGGCAGAACAGTCCTGCCGGGCTTCATCGACGGCCACGTgcatctcctcctcctcggccaGTCGCTGCGCAAAGTGAGCCTCGAAAATTGCACGTCACTGGAAGAGATACGCGCCGCCATCAAGGCATACGCCGTCGCCAACCCGGACGTCCCGCGCATCATGTGCAAGCTGTGGATGCACTCCATGACTCCCGACGGCGTCGACAAGACCATGCTTGACGACATTGACCCCCGACCAATCTTCATCGACACAAAGGACCTCCACTCGACCTGGTGCAACACAGCCGCCATCAAGGAGCTCGGCATCGAAAACATGCCGGACCCGTCAGGAGGCAAGATCCACCGCGACGCCGAGGGCAAAGCGACGGGTCTCCTCAGCGAGGCCGCCGTGCTCACCATCGTGTGGCCTCATCTCGCCCAGATGGCCCCCAAGAGAGATCGGATGGACGCCATGAAGGATGCCGTGCAGACCTACAACGCATCAGGCTACACAGGGCTGATTGAGATGGCCATGGACGAGCCGGCATGGGACGCAGCGTGCTCGCTCCGCGCCGAGGAGCCCAACTTGCCCATGCGCATCCACGCCTACTGGCTCATCAAACCATCCGAATCCGAGGAGGAGCGCTTCAAGCAGGTCGATCGGGCCATTGAACTCCACAACGAGCTGAACAAGGCCACCTCCCCTGACCTGCGCATCGTAGGCATCAAGATCATCACCGACGGCATCATCGACGCCTGTACCGCCCACCTGTCAGAGCCCTATGCCGAGGTGGGTTCCCCCCCGCCCTTCTGGAGCGCCGAGTGGCTCGGTCCCGTGGTCGCGAGGGCAGACGCCGCCGGATTGCAAATCGCCCTGCACGCGATAGGCGACGCAGCCATCAAGAACGCAGTCAACGCCCTCGCCAACCACGCCACGCCtggccgccgccaccgcctCGAGCACATCGAGATGGCATCCCCCGAGGACGCAAAACACCTGGGCGAGCTGGGTCTCACGGCCTCGATCCAGCCCGTCCACGCTGACCCGGCCATCCTCCGCGCCTGGCCGCGCCTCATTGGCGCCCACCGCTGCGAGCGCGCCTTTGCCTACCGCGAGTTCGCAGACCACGGCGCGCTCCTCGCACTCGGTAGCGACAGCCCCACGGCCCCCTGGGCGCCGCTGCAAAACGCCTACGTCGCGACGACGCGGCGGTCCGCCAGGGAGCCGGGATACGATGTGGTCGTCAACGAGCACTTCAAGCTGGGTGTGTGCGAGGCCATCACGGCGGGCGCATTCGGAACTGCAAAGAGCGTGTTTGCGGAGGATCGGACGGGTTCTTTGCAGATTGGCAAGCGCGCGGACTTTGTGGTGGCGGAGATGGATTGGACGCCGCAAGGTCTGCTCAAGGGCGAGATCAAGGCCACCTGGTTTGACGGGCGGAGGGTGTGGCCGTCTCCCGATGCGTAG
- a CDS encoding cutinase, with protein sequence MPRSGKGCKSTPTRDKVALKFSRGSSTWRVWWWPTPLEMPRDVSFSLVPDSGWRSVQEDGHDPMNLDGSGQPTFLLHSDFVLDFGSSNKTHGHLSHSVVVHLLRKEQHLAVEKMQPQSGLSALAALVPMVLALPQQQPPPPGPPAACAPVNIIVARGSLEAQGAGLLGNIAMNASMQIPGSVITPLVYPAQLDPYPPSVSAGVMNMTTLLNQQAQQCPQSKLVLMGYSQGAQVSLDTLCGTTDGPNFNTTVAQAPMVGSKIAAVVLFGDPTFIAGQPFAKGTSKKNGIFPRMDLGPCQTLTSKFASFCDDTDLFCASGQNLTVHLGYFSKQDYVAQASSFIVQQTK encoded by the exons ATGCCCCGATCGGGGAAAGGTTGCAAATCCACACCAACTCGGGATAAAGTCGCGCTGAAGTTCTCCAGGGGTTCTTC CACATGGAGGGTGTGGTGGTGGCCCACTCCTCTCGAGATGCCGAGGGACGTGTCGTTCTCTCTCGTCCCAGACTCTGGATGGAGGTCAGTACAAGAAGACGGTCATGACCCCATGAACTTGGACGGATCGGGCCAGCCAACCTTTTTACTCCATTCAGATTTCGTTCTCGACTTTGGTTCTTCCAATAAAACACACGGACATCTTTCACATTCTGTTGTGGTCCACCTACTCCGGAAAGAACAACATCTCGCAGTCGAAAAGATGCAGCCTCAAAGTGGTCTGTCGGCGCTTGCCGCCCTCGTCCCCATGGTTCTGGCCTTGCCTCAACAGCAGCCTCCTCCACCAGGCCCTCCAGCTGCTTGTGCACCGGTCAACATCATCGTCGCCCGTGGCAGTCTCGAGGCGCAGGGCGCCGGTTTGTTGGGCAATATTGCCATGAACGCGTCGATGCAGATTCCCGGCTCCGTCATTACGCCATTGGTGTACCCGGCACAACTCGACCCGTATCCGCCTTCCGTGTCGGCTGGTGTGATGAACATGACGACTCTTCTTAATCAACAGGCGCAGCAGTGCCCCCAGTCGAAGCTCGTTCTGATGGGATACTCTCAG GGCGCACAAGTGTCGCTGGACACTCTTTGTGGTACCACGGATGGCCCGAACTTCAACACGACTGTTGCCCAGGCACCCATGGTCGGAAGCAAGA TCGCTGCCGTCGTCTTGTTCGGTGACCCAACCTTCATCGCCGGCCAGCCCTTCGCCAAGGGAACCTCAAAGAAGAACGGC ATCTTCCCTCGTATGGATCTCGGCCCATGCCAGACCCTGACGAGCAAGTTCGCATCATTCTGTGATGACACGGATCTCTTCTGCGCCTCGGGCCAGAACTTGACCGTCCATCTCGGCTACTTCTCGAAGCAGGACTACGTAGCCCAGGCATCTTCATTCATCGTGCAGCAGACCAAGTAA
- a CDS encoding RIO1 family protein: protein MASNESPAAPHEPPYTYRPNQGYEQTEDIPAELRTVPHDATGQEEDDDDLEDVFGEDEEIDDEDWTADSGDLTKSYNRQRMFNNNDNAVPRSNVQRPTANTKSSVDDQITALSKHAAKIRLDSVKDTDEKSKDKADRATSEQVLDQRTRMILLQMINRGIVSEIHGAISTGKEANVYHAILHPEGDGPNVQRAIKVYKTSILVFKDRERYIAGEHRFQKGFDKSSNRKMVKLWAEKEFRNLRRIHAAGIPCPEPISLKLHVLAMGFLGDKKGWAYPRLRDANLTGDDVEEQWRALYVQLLGLMRRIYQICRLVHADLSEYNVLYNAGKLYIIDVSQSVEPDHPRALEFLRMDIKNVGDFFRRKGVDTLSDRSIFDFISATDGPVEEPALGEAIEQLYTNRPADDEEAAAEQEVDNEVFRKQYIPQTLEQVYDIEKDAAKIGQGDGDQLVYKNLLADTVVKDEEKKEEEEEEETSEDESGSGASLASGEEDDSKFDKGRPRGRKHEDKEEKKASLNRAVKEAKREKRKEKIPKSVKKKLVSASSRKKH, encoded by the exons ATGGCTTCCAACGAGTCTCCCGCTGCTCCCCATGAGCCCCCCTATACATACCGCCCCAACCAGGGCTACGAACAGACCGAAGACATCCCCGCCGAGCTGAGAACCGTGCCCCACGATGCCACAGGCCAggaagaagacgacgacgacttgGAGGACGTCTTTGGCGAGGATGAAGAGATTGATGACGAGGACTGGACTGCCGACTCTGGCGATCTGACAAAGTCCTACAACCGCCAGCGCATGTTCAACAACAACGACAACGCCGTCCCGCGTTCCAACGTCCAGAGACCGACCGCCAATACCAAGTCGAGCGTCGACGACCAGATCACAGCACTTTCCAAGCATGCTGCCAAGATCAGATTGGATAGCGTCAAGGATACCGATGAGAAGAGCAAGGACAAGGCGGACCGCGCGACAAGTGAGCAGGTTCTGGATCAGCGTACGCGCATGATCCTGCTGCAGATGATCAACCGCGGCATCGTCAGTGAAATCCACGGTGCCATCAGCACTGGAAAAGAGGCCAACGTCTACCACGCCATTCTGCACCCCGAGGGAGACGGTCCTAATGTTCAGCGCGCCATTAAGGTGTACAAGACTTCGATTCTCGTCTTCAAGGATCGCGAAAGATACATCGCTGGCGAGCATCGTTTCCAGAAGGGTTTCGACAAGAGCAGCAACAGAAAGATGGTCAAGCTGTGGGCTGAGAAGGAGTTCCGTAACTTAAGGAGAATACACGCTGCGGGCATCCCGTGCCCAGAACCCATCAGCCTGAAGCTGCACGTTCTGGCCATGGGTTTCCTTGGCGACAAGAAGGGATGGGCGTATCCCCGCCTGAGAGACGCAAATCTGACTGGAGACGACGTCGAAGAGCAGTGGAGGGCACTGTACGTTCAGCTGCTGGGCCTCATGCGCCGGATATACCAGATTTGCAGGCTCGTCCACGCCGATCTGAGCGAGTACAACGTCCTGTACAACGCTGGAAAGCTGTATATCATTGACGTATCCCAGAGTGTAGAGCCCGATCACCCGCGGGCGTTGGAGTTCCTGCGCATGGATATCAAGAACGTCGGCGACTTCTTCAGGAGAAAGGGCGTCGATACGCTCAGCGACCGCAGCATCTTTGACTTCATCTCTGCGACAGACGGCCCTGTCGAAGAGCCCGCCCTGGGCGAGGCTATCGAGCAGTTGTACACCAACAGACCTgcggacgacgaggaagctgCTGCCGAGCAGGAGGTTGACAACGAGGTCTTCCGGAAACAGTACATTCCCCAGACCCTCGAACAGGTCTACGACATTGAGAAGGATGCCGCCAAGATCGGGCAGGGTGATGGTGATCAGCTTGTCTACAAGAACCTTTTGGCCGACACTGTCGTCAAGGACGAAGAGAAgaaagaagaggaggaggaggaagagacaTCAGAGGACGAGTCAGGCAGCGGAGCTTCTCTGGCCAGTGGCGAGGAGGACGATTCCAAGTTTGACAAGGGCCGGCCTAGGGGGCGCAAGCACGAAGacaaggaggagaagaaggcaaGTCTAAATCGTG CGGTTAAGGAGGCCAAGCGCGAGAAGCGCAAGGAGAAGATTCCCAAGAGCGTCAAGAAGAAGCTCGTCTCTGCGTCGTCAAGAAAGAAGCACTAG